A single Alcanivorax borkumensis SK2 DNA region contains:
- a CDS encoding DUF3570 domain-containing protein, with amino-acid sequence MKKKLDGKTIGSGLAAATCALLGQPVQAQPADDAWQFDSAVLYYAEQDRVTAVEPVVRGKKQFGDDSELELKLTLDSLTGASHNGAIKSDKPQTFTSPSGSQEYQATNEVPLDDSFKDTRVAANMQYTRPFSRTMRWTAGMNFSNEYDFTSLGLNAGLLWDLNNKNTTLTFGLAHEADTIDPVGGVPIGLTFQSNQQKNDGTEDRTINDLLFGLPR; translated from the coding sequence ATGAAAAAAAAACTGGATGGGAAGACGATTGGGAGTGGCCTGGCCGCTGCGACCTGTGCTCTGCTGGGCCAGCCGGTACAGGCACAGCCCGCAGATGATGCCTGGCAATTTGATTCCGCCGTGTTGTATTACGCGGAGCAAGATCGTGTCACGGCGGTGGAGCCAGTGGTTCGCGGCAAGAAACAGTTTGGTGATGACAGCGAGCTTGAACTGAAACTGACGCTGGATTCGTTAACTGGTGCATCCCATAACGGGGCGATCAAATCGGATAAGCCGCAGACGTTTACTTCCCCGTCTGGTTCACAGGAATATCAGGCCACCAATGAGGTGCCGTTGGATGACTCCTTCAAGGACACGCGTGTTGCCGCAAACATGCAGTATACCCGCCCATTTAGCCGGACTATGCGATGGACGGCGGGGATGAATTTCTCCAATGAATATGATTTTACTTCTTTGGGCTTAAATGCTGGACTCTTATGGGATTTGAACAATAAAAACACCACGCTCACATTCGGCCTAGCCCATGAGGCGGACACCATAGACCCGGTGGGCGGTGTACCGATTGGTTTGACGTTCCAGAGTAATCAACAAAAAAATGACGGCACTGAAGATCG